A genomic region of Mycolicibacterium poriferae contains the following coding sequences:
- the ctaC gene encoding aa3-type cytochrome oxidase subunit II encodes MSARGLKLVALSLLLGGTAVVVSGCSWSEVLGMGWPNGITPEAHLNRELWIGSLIAALVVGVIVYILLFWTTAFHRKKKDDTELPRQFGYNMPLELTLTVIPFLIISVLFYFTVVVQERMLDKQPDPEVVIDVTAFQWNWKFGYQSVNFADGTLTYDGAEPDRRTLMASGPEGVNAEPEGEGEGGHGGEEYGTIAGKNPEDRTYLNFDEVETIGTSNEVPILVLPVGKRIEFQLASADVIHGFWVPEFLFKRDVLPNPAENNSDNIFQISEIYDTGAFVGRCTEMCGTYHSMMNFEVRVVEPNDFKAYLDQRRAGATNAEALQAINQPPLATTTEPFDTRRGELAPGAPQATGR; translated from the coding sequence GTGTCCGCTCGCGGCCTGAAGTTGGTGGCATTGTCCCTGCTCCTGGGGGGGACAGCGGTCGTCGTCAGCGGATGCAGCTGGTCCGAGGTCCTCGGCATGGGCTGGCCCAACGGCATCACCCCCGAGGCGCACCTGAACCGGGAGCTGTGGATCGGATCGCTGATCGCGGCTCTGGTGGTCGGCGTCATCGTCTACATCCTGTTGTTCTGGACGACGGCGTTCCACCGCAAGAAGAAGGACGACACGGAACTGCCCCGCCAGTTCGGCTACAACATGCCGCTGGAGCTGACGCTGACCGTCATTCCGTTCCTGATCATCTCCGTGCTCTTCTACTTCACGGTGGTCGTCCAGGAACGGATGCTCGACAAGCAGCCTGACCCCGAGGTCGTCATCGACGTCACCGCGTTCCAGTGGAACTGGAAGTTCGGTTACCAGAGCGTGAATTTCGCCGACGGGACGCTCACCTACGACGGTGCCGAGCCCGACCGTCGCACACTGATGGCGTCCGGACCCGAAGGCGTCAACGCCGAACCCGAGGGCGAGGGCGAAGGCGGCCACGGCGGCGAGGAATACGGCACCATCGCCGGCAAGAACCCCGAAGACCGGACCTACCTGAACTTCGACGAGGTCGAGACCATCGGTACGTCCAACGAGGTTCCGATCCTGGTGCTTCCGGTCGGCAAGCGCATCGAGTTCCAGCTGGCCTCGGCCGATGTGATCCACGGCTTCTGGGTGCCGGAGTTCCTGTTCAAGCGCGACGTGCTGCCCAACCCTGCGGAGAACAACTCCGACAACATCTTCCAGATCAGCGAGATCTACGACACGGGTGCGTTCGTGGGCCGGTGCACGGAAATGTGCGGCACCTACCACTCGATGATGAACTTCGAGGTCCGGGTGGTCGAGCCCAACGACTTCAAGGCCTACCTCGATCAGCGCAGGGCCGGCGCGACCAATGCCGAAGCGCTGCAGGCCATCAACCAGCCTCCGCTGGCCACCACGACCGAACCGTTCGACACCCGGCGCGGCGAGCTCGCGCCGGGGGCACCGCAGGCGACAGGCAGGTAG
- the asnB gene encoding asparagine synthase (glutamine-hydrolyzing), whose protein sequence is MCGLLALVTDPGAESLPSPSTVDAVSGATALMRHRGPDEPGTWSDDAQVVLGFNRLSIIDIAHSHQPLRWGPPEAPDRYVLVFNGEIYNYLELREALRGEYGAEFATDGDGEAIVAAYHHWGADALTKLRGMFAFALWDNVEQELFCARDPFGIKPMFMASGPGGTVVGSEKKCLVEVCEKIGRLGVDLGIDERAVQHYTVLQYVPEPETLHRGIRRLESGSYARIRAGGEPQVTRYFTPRFAAVPVASGSRDDAQRRYDEITAVLEDSVAKHMRADVTVGAFLSGGIDSTAIAALAMRHNPRLITFTTGFEREGFSEVDVAVASAEAIGARHVTKVVSQAEFVAALPEIVWYLDEPVADPALVPLYFIAREARKHVKVVLSGEGADELFGGYTIYREPLSLKPFDFLPRGVRRSVGKMATPLPDGMRGKSLLHRGSLTLEERYYGNARSFSDAQLRAVLPRFRADWVHTDVTAPLYAQSQGWDPVARMQHIDLFTWLRGDILVKADKMTMANSLELRVPFLDPEVFAVASRLPYDQKITRATTKYALRRALEPIVPAHVLNRPKLGFPVPIRHWLRSGELLDWAQAMVTSSGAGDLISLSAVRTLLDEHRTGVSDHSRRLWTVLIFMLWHAIFVEGSVTPQISRPDYPVQL, encoded by the coding sequence GTGTGCGGTCTGCTGGCTTTGGTGACAGATCCCGGCGCTGAGTCTCTCCCGTCCCCCTCGACCGTCGACGCGGTTTCCGGCGCCACCGCCTTGATGCGCCACCGCGGTCCGGACGAGCCGGGCACCTGGAGCGACGATGCGCAGGTGGTATTGGGCTTCAACAGGCTCTCGATCATCGACATCGCCCATTCCCACCAGCCGCTGCGCTGGGGGCCTCCTGAGGCGCCCGACCGCTATGTGCTGGTGTTCAACGGCGAGATCTACAACTACCTCGAGCTGCGGGAGGCGCTGCGCGGCGAGTACGGCGCGGAGTTCGCCACCGACGGCGACGGCGAGGCGATCGTCGCGGCCTACCACCACTGGGGCGCCGACGCGCTGACCAAGCTGCGCGGCATGTTCGCCTTCGCGCTGTGGGACAACGTCGAACAGGAGTTGTTCTGCGCGCGCGACCCGTTCGGGATCAAGCCGATGTTCATGGCCAGCGGCCCCGGCGGCACCGTGGTGGGCAGCGAGAAGAAGTGTCTGGTCGAGGTCTGCGAGAAGATCGGGCGGCTCGGCGTCGACCTGGGCATCGACGAGCGCGCCGTGCAGCACTACACCGTGTTGCAGTACGTACCCGAGCCCGAGACGCTGCACCGCGGCATCCGGCGGCTCGAATCGGGCAGCTACGCGCGGATCCGCGCCGGCGGGGAACCCCAGGTGACGCGGTACTTCACCCCGCGTTTTGCGGCCGTGCCGGTTGCGTCGGGCTCCCGCGACGACGCGCAGCGCCGGTACGACGAGATCACCGCCGTGTTGGAAGACTCGGTGGCCAAGCACATGCGCGCGGACGTGACGGTGGGGGCGTTCCTGTCCGGCGGCATCGATTCCACAGCGATCGCCGCGCTGGCCATGCGGCACAACCCGCGGCTGATCACCTTCACGACCGGCTTCGAACGGGAGGGTTTCTCGGAGGTCGACGTGGCGGTGGCCTCGGCCGAGGCCATCGGCGCCCGGCATGTGACCAAAGTGGTCAGCCAGGCCGAGTTCGTCGCCGCGCTGCCCGAGATCGTCTGGTATCTCGACGAGCCCGTCGCCGACCCCGCGTTGGTGCCGCTGTACTTCATCGCCCGCGAGGCCCGCAAGCACGTCAAAGTGGTGCTGTCCGGCGAGGGCGCCGACGAGTTGTTCGGCGGATACACGATCTACCGCGAGCCGTTGTCGCTGAAGCCGTTCGATTTCCTGCCCAGGGGCGTGCGCAGGTCGGTCGGCAAGATGGCCACTCCGCTGCCCGACGGGATGCGCGGCAAGAGTCTGCTGCATCGCGGCTCGCTGACGCTGGAGGAGCGCTATTACGGCAACGCGCGCAGCTTCTCCGACGCCCAGCTGCGTGCGGTGTTGCCGCGCTTCCGCGCCGACTGGGTGCACACCGACGTCACGGCGCCGCTGTACGCGCAGTCGCAGGGCTGGGATCCGGTGGCGCGGATGCAGCACATCGACCTGTTCACCTGGCTGCGCGGCGACATCCTGGTCAAGGCCGACAAGATGACGATGGCGAACTCGCTGGAACTGCGGGTGCCGTTCCTCGATCCCGAGGTGTTCGCGGTGGCGTCCCGATTGCCCTACGACCAGAAGATCACTCGCGCCACGACGAAGTACGCGCTGCGCCGGGCGCTGGAGCCGATCGTGCCCGCCCACGTGCTCAACCGCCCCAAGCTCGGCTTCCCGGTGCCGATCCGGCACTGGCTGCGCTCGGGTGAGCTGCTGGACTGGGCGCAGGCGATGGTCACCTCGTCAGGGGCGGGAGACCTGATCAGCCTGTCGGCGGTCCGCACGCTGCTCGACGAACACCGAACCGGCGTCAGCGATCACAGCCGACGGCTGTGGACGGTGCTGATCTTCATGCTGTGGCACGCGATCTTCGTCGAGGGCAGCGTGACCCCGCAGATCAGCCGGCCGGATTACCCGGTGCAGCTCTAG
- a CDS encoding carbohydrate kinase family protein, producing the protein MTIAVTGSIATDHLMRFPGRFSEQLLADHLQKVSLSFLVDDLVMHRGGVAGNMAFAIGVLGGDVALVGAAGTDFDDYRQWLTAHGVNCDHVLISESAYTARFVCTTDEAMAQIASFYPGAMSEARNIKLGDMVNGSGAPDLVIIGANDPEAMFLHTEECRKLGLAFAADPSQQLARLSKDEIRRLIDGATYLFTNDYEWDLLLQKSEWSEAEVMSQIEMRITTLGEKGVDIVGDGTFVHVDVVPETHKEDPTGIGDAFRAGFLTGRSAGLSLERSAQLASMVATLVLEAPGPQEWTWDSEAAVRRLSDAYGTEAGQEIARALA; encoded by the coding sequence GTGACCATTGCGGTGACCGGATCAATTGCGACCGACCATTTGATGCGCTTCCCGGGTCGGTTCTCGGAACAGCTCCTGGCCGACCACCTGCAGAAGGTGTCGCTGAGCTTTCTGGTCGACGACCTGGTCATGCACCGCGGCGGCGTGGCCGGCAACATGGCGTTCGCCATCGGCGTCCTGGGTGGGGACGTGGCTCTGGTCGGCGCGGCGGGCACCGACTTCGACGACTACCGGCAGTGGCTCACCGCGCACGGGGTGAACTGCGACCACGTCCTGATCTCCGAGTCCGCCTACACCGCGCGCTTCGTCTGCACCACCGACGAAGCCATGGCCCAGATCGCGTCGTTCTACCCCGGCGCGATGTCCGAGGCCCGCAACATCAAGCTGGGCGACATGGTCAACGGCTCGGGCGCCCCAGATCTGGTGATCATCGGCGCCAACGACCCCGAAGCGATGTTCCTGCACACCGAGGAGTGCCGCAAGCTCGGTCTGGCCTTCGCCGCGGACCCGTCGCAGCAGCTCGCCCGGCTGTCCAAGGACGAGATCCGCCGGCTCATCGACGGCGCCACCTACCTGTTCACCAACGACTACGAGTGGGATCTGCTGCTGCAGAAGTCCGAGTGGTCCGAGGCCGAGGTGATGAGCCAGATCGAGATGCGCATCACCACGCTGGGGGAGAAGGGCGTCGACATCGTCGGCGACGGCACCTTCGTGCACGTCGACGTGGTGCCCGAAACCCACAAGGAGGACCCCACCGGAATCGGGGACGCCTTCCGGGCCGGCTTCCTGACCGGGCGCAGTGCGGGCCTGAGCCTGGAGAGGTCGGCGCAGCTCGCCTCGATGGTCGCCACGTTGGTGCTCGAGGCCCCCGGACCCCAGGAATGGACGTGGGACAGCGAGGCAGCCGTGCGCCGCCTCAGCGACGCCTACGGCACAGAGGCCGGCCAGGAGATCGCCCGGGCGCTCGCCTAG
- a CDS encoding Rv0361 family membrane protein, translating into MTGPYPPPYGTGPVGPPLTQPNQPYGPTPYPPVAQPYPDAGIGATYPGTLPPPVNYPRRGRRWLIGGLVTLAVLLVGALIVGVALSGGSDERTATGALTDASAQAAIQDYLDALSSGDEETVARHTLCGLYDAVKERRSDLALAGLTSDAFRKQYSSAEVVSIDQMVPSSPTQAQVLFTMRVSPASGSARNPARDGEEQAVAQLLSVDGEVLVCSYLPRTAGQY; encoded by the coding sequence ATGACTGGTCCGTACCCGCCCCCTTACGGCACCGGACCGGTCGGCCCCCCGCTCACTCAGCCGAATCAGCCTTACGGACCGACACCGTATCCGCCGGTGGCGCAGCCCTACCCGGACGCCGGCATCGGCGCGACATATCCGGGGACGCTGCCGCCGCCCGTCAACTACCCGCGGCGCGGCCGCCGGTGGCTCATCGGCGGCCTGGTGACGCTGGCAGTGCTTCTGGTGGGGGCGTTGATCGTCGGGGTGGCGCTGTCCGGCGGCAGTGACGAGCGCACAGCGACCGGAGCTTTGACCGACGCGTCCGCACAGGCCGCCATCCAGGACTATCTCGACGCGTTGTCCAGCGGCGACGAGGAGACCGTCGCCCGGCACACCCTGTGCGGCTTGTACGACGCGGTGAAGGAGCGCCGTTCCGACCTCGCGCTGGCCGGTTTGACCAGCGACGCGTTCCGCAAGCAGTACAGCAGCGCCGAGGTGGTGTCGATCGACCAGATGGTGCCGTCGTCACCGACCCAGGCGCAGGTGCTGTTCACGATGCGGGTGTCCCCCGCCAGCGGATCAGCGCGCAACCCCGCCCGGGACGGCGAGGAACAGGCCGTGGCCCAGCTGCTGTCCGTGGACGGCGAGGTTCTGGTGTGTTCCTACCTGCCGCGCACCGCGGGGCAGTACTGA
- a CDS encoding iron-sulfur cluster assembly accessory protein — translation MTVQNDSAVQTGSQEGTATDAQHGVILTDAAAAKAKALLDQEGRDDLALRIAVQPGGCAGLRYNLFFDDRTLDGDLTVEFGGVALTVDRMSAPYVSGASIDFVDTIEKQGFTIDNPNATGSCACGDSFN, via the coding sequence ATGACTGTCCAGAACGATTCGGCTGTTCAGACAGGTAGCCAAGAGGGCACAGCCACCGACGCCCAGCACGGCGTGATCCTGACGGATGCCGCAGCGGCCAAGGCCAAGGCGCTGCTGGACCAGGAGGGCCGCGACGACCTCGCGCTGCGCATCGCCGTGCAGCCGGGTGGGTGCGCCGGCCTGCGCTACAACCTGTTCTTCGACGACCGCACCCTCGACGGCGACCTGACCGTCGAATTCGGCGGCGTCGCGCTGACCGTCGACCGGATGAGCGCCCCGTACGTGTCGGGCGCCTCCATCGACTTCGTCGACACCATCGAGAAGCAGGGCTTCACGATCGACAATCCGAACGCCACCGGGTCGTGCGCCTGCGGCGATTCGTTCAACTGA